A window of Pedobacter lusitanus contains these coding sequences:
- the polA gene encoding DNA polymerase I, whose amino-acid sequence MKKLFLLDGMALIYRAHFALSKSPRFTSTGINTSAVMGFANTLMEVLKKEKPSHIAVVFDTEAPTERHTDFVAYKAHRESMPEDLSAALPYIFKLIEGFNIPVITKDGFEADDIIGTLAKEAEKEGFTVYCMTPDKDFAQLVSDNIFIYKPARMGNDMEIMGVPEVLAKWEIENVLQVIDILGLWGDAVDNIPGIPGIGEKTAKLLIKQYGSMESIIANADQLKGKQRENVIAFAEQGMISKKLATIILNVPVEFDEKSLLLEEPSRELLEPLFAELEFRTLGKRVFGDGFNIGEAKASGSQQTDLFGNAVDEPVSKSKTFEQLPNLFEQPPVGKTIADTKPDYQLVDTAEKRKTLIDLLLQQDNISFDTETTGTDANRAELVGLSFCIQAGQAWYVPVSADQGEAQVLVDEFRPVLENEKISKTGQNIKYDILVLKWYGVDIKGKLFDTMLAHYLIDPDTRHNMDVLSENYLGYTPISITTLIGPKGKNQGTMRDVPVETVVDYAAEDADVTLQLANVFKPILKDLNAEELITNIENPLIYVLADMEKEGVKIDMETLISYSKDLEVEIRKFEQNVYDKAGVVFNLASPKQLGEVLFDKLQLDPKAKKTKTGQYQTGEDVLSALAHKSDIVKDILDFRQLQKLKSTYVDALPLLVNPKTGRVHTSYNQAVAATGRLSSNNPNLQNIPIRTERGREVRKAFIPRDEDHVLLSADYSQIELRIIADISKEENMLDAFNKGIDIHTATAAKVYGVSIEEVDSTQRRNAKAVNFGIIYGQSAFGLSQNLGIPRKEAAEMIEQYFAQYPGIKRYMTDTMNFARENGFVETMMGRRRYLRDINSANQTVRGFAERNAINAPIQGSAADMIKIAMINIHQDIKEQKLQSKMTMQVHDELVFDVLKSEVEAMKKIITHRMKTAIQTTVPIEIEIGEGNTWLEAH is encoded by the coding sequence ATGAAAAAACTTTTCCTGCTTGACGGTATGGCGTTGATCTACAGAGCGCATTTTGCATTAAGTAAAAGCCCGAGATTTACCTCTACCGGTATCAATACCTCCGCAGTGATGGGCTTTGCCAATACTTTAATGGAAGTCCTTAAAAAGGAAAAACCAAGTCATATTGCGGTAGTTTTTGATACAGAAGCACCTACCGAAAGACATACAGATTTTGTAGCTTACAAAGCACACCGGGAAAGCATGCCCGAAGATTTATCGGCAGCTTTACCCTATATCTTTAAACTGATAGAAGGCTTTAATATCCCTGTGATTACCAAAGATGGTTTTGAAGCAGATGATATTATAGGAACATTAGCTAAAGAAGCTGAAAAAGAAGGTTTCACAGTTTACTGTATGACACCTGATAAAGATTTTGCCCAGCTGGTATCAGATAATATTTTTATCTATAAGCCGGCAAGAATGGGGAATGATATGGAAATAATGGGTGTTCCTGAAGTTCTGGCAAAATGGGAAATAGAAAACGTATTGCAGGTAATTGATATCCTTGGTTTATGGGGTGATGCAGTTGATAATATTCCGGGAATCCCCGGTATTGGAGAGAAGACAGCTAAGCTGCTGATCAAACAATATGGCTCGATGGAGAGTATTATTGCCAATGCGGATCAGCTGAAAGGTAAACAACGTGAAAATGTGATAGCATTTGCCGAACAAGGAATGATTTCTAAAAAACTGGCTACAATTATCCTGAATGTTCCTGTTGAATTTGACGAGAAGTCCCTTTTGCTCGAAGAACCAAGCAGAGAATTATTAGAGCCGCTTTTCGCAGAACTGGAGTTCCGTACTTTAGGTAAAAGAGTATTTGGAGACGGTTTTAATATCGGAGAGGCTAAAGCCAGCGGTTCACAGCAAACTGATTTATTCGGTAATGCCGTAGATGAGCCGGTTAGCAAATCCAAAACATTTGAACAACTGCCAAACTTATTTGAGCAGCCTCCGGTTGGAAAGACAATAGCAGATACCAAACCAGATTATCAACTGGTGGATACTGCAGAAAAAAGAAAAACATTAATAGATCTGCTTCTGCAGCAGGATAATATTTCATTTGATACAGAGACTACAGGAACAGATGCGAACAGAGCTGAACTGGTAGGCCTTTCTTTTTGTATACAGGCCGGACAGGCATGGTATGTACCTGTTTCAGCAGATCAGGGAGAAGCACAGGTCCTGGTAGATGAATTCAGACCTGTACTGGAAAATGAAAAAATAAGCAAGACAGGGCAGAATATTAAATATGATATCCTGGTATTGAAATGGTATGGTGTAGATATCAAAGGAAAGCTTTTTGATACGATGCTGGCACATTATCTGATAGATCCTGACACGCGTCATAATATGGATGTACTTTCAGAGAACTATCTGGGGTATACTCCGATTTCTATTACGACCTTGATTGGCCCGAAAGGAAAGAATCAGGGTACGATGAGAGATGTACCTGTAGAAACTGTCGTGGATTATGCAGCAGAAGATGCAGATGTTACCCTGCAGCTTGCAAATGTTTTCAAGCCTATTCTGAAAGATCTCAATGCAGAAGAACTGATCACCAATATTGAAAATCCGCTGATTTATGTACTGGCAGATATGGAGAAAGAAGGTGTTAAAATTGATATGGAAACACTGATCAGTTATTCTAAAGATCTGGAAGTAGAAATCCGGAAATTTGAGCAGAATGTATATGATAAAGCAGGTGTGGTTTTCAATCTTGCCTCTCCAAAACAACTCGGAGAAGTCCTTTTCGATAAGTTGCAGCTTGATCCTAAAGCAAAAAAGACTAAAACAGGTCAATATCAGACTGGAGAAGATGTCTTATCTGCTCTGGCCCATAAAAGCGATATTGTTAAAGATATTCTTGATTTCCGTCAGCTACAGAAATTGAAATCTACTTATGTTGATGCACTCCCGCTACTGGTTAATCCAAAAACGGGACGTGTACATACAAGTTATAATCAGGCAGTAGCGGCTACGGGAAGATTGAGTTCCAATAACCCTAATCTTCAGAACATTCCTATTCGTACAGAACGCGGTAGGGAGGTGCGTAAGGCATTTATTCCAAGAGATGAAGATCATGTGCTGCTTTCTGCGGATTATTCGCAGATAGAGCTCCGTATCATCGCTGATATCAGTAAGGAGGAAAATATGCTGGATGCTTTTAATAAAGGCATTGACATTCATACTGCCACTGCAGCTAAAGTTTATGGCGTTAGCATTGAAGAAGTTGATTCTACACAGCGCCGTAATGCAAAAGCAGTGAACTTTGGTATTATCTACGGGCAATCTGCTTTTGGTCTGTCTCAAAATCTGGGTATTCCAAGAAAAGAAGCTGCTGAAATGATTGAACAATATTTTGCGCAGTATCCGGGTATCAAGAGATATATGACTGATACGATGAATTTCGCCCGCGAAAATGGGTTTGTGGAAACCATGATGGGCAGAAGAAGATATTTAAGAGATATTAATTCTGCAAATCAGACTGTACGTGGTTTTGCGGAACGAAATGCAATCAATGCTCCTATACAAGGATCTGCAGCAGATATGATTAAAATCGCAATGATTAATATTCATCAGGATATTAAAGAGCAGAAATTACAGTCAAAAATGACCATGCAGGTGCATGATGAGTTGGTGTTCGATGTCTTGAAATCGGAAGTTGAGGCGATGAAAAAAATTATTACACACCGGATGAAAACAGCTATTCAGACTACTGTGCCTATAGAAATTGAAATTGGCGAAGGAAATACCTGGCTGGAAGCACATTAA
- a CDS encoding metal-dependent hydrolase yields the protein MKYTYYGQSCFLLEAEGKKFLFDPFITPNALAAAIDTTKIEADYILVSHGHGDHVADLVLLGKQTGALVIAMPEVAAWAEKQGLTNIHQMNYGSATFDFGKLRMVWATHSSSMPDGSYGGNPAGFVLETGGKTVYFAGDTSLNLDMKILADLYALDYAIMPIGGNYTMDVDDALIATKYINCSRVIGVHYNTFPAIAIDTKEAAAKFEREGKTLLLPEIGETIPL from the coding sequence ATGAAATACACTTATTACGGCCAGTCCTGCTTTCTCCTGGAAGCTGAGGGAAAGAAGTTTCTATTTGATCCGTTTATTACTCCAAATGCACTTGCTGCTGCAATTGACACGACTAAAATTGAAGCAGATTATATTCTTGTAAGTCACGGACATGGTGATCACGTAGCTGATCTTGTGCTTTTGGGCAAACAGACTGGTGCACTGGTTATTGCGATGCCTGAGGTTGCTGCCTGGGCCGAAAAACAGGGATTAACTAATATTCATCAAATGAATTATGGCTCTGCTACATTTGACTTCGGAAAACTCCGTATGGTATGGGCTACACACTCCAGCTCAATGCCTGACGGAAGCTACGGAGGAAACCCCGCGGGTTTTGTCCTGGAAACCGGAGGAAAAACAGTTTATTTTGCCGGAGATACTTCACTGAATCTGGATATGAAGATTCTTGCCGATTTATACGCTCTGGATTATGCAATTATGCCTATAGGCGGTAATTATACTATGGATGTGGATGATGCTTTAATTGCGACAAAATACATCAACTGCAGCCGTGTAATTGGTGTTCATTACAACACCTTCCCTGCTATTGCAATCGATACCAAAGAAGCAGCAGCGAAATTTGAACGGGAAGGCAAGACCTTACTTTTACCGGAAATTGGAGAAACCATTCCGCTATAA
- a CDS encoding YbaB/EbfC family nucleoid-associated protein: MFDKLMAAQQKAEEIKKRLDSVYVHAEVESGAIKVTSTANKTITAIDINEDFFKQADKEEIEELLLTAINKVLQQAENVNAAEMQAATQDMLGGLGGMFGQ; the protein is encoded by the coding sequence ATGTTCGATAAATTAATGGCTGCTCAGCAAAAGGCTGAAGAAATAAAAAAACGTTTAGACAGTGTTTATGTTCATGCAGAGGTTGAAAGCGGTGCGATCAAGGTAACTTCAACTGCAAACAAAACAATTACTGCAATAGACATCAATGAAGATTTCTTTAAGCAGGCTGATAAAGAAGAAATTGAAGAACTGCTTTTAACTGCAATCAATAAAGTATTGCAACAAGCAGAAAATGTTAATGCTGCTGAAATGCAGGCTGCTACTCAGGATATGCTAGGTGGCTTGGGTGGAATGTTTGGTCAATAA
- the namA gene encoding NADPH dehydrogenase NamA: protein MSILLSPLTIKNITLKNRIVVSPMCQYSAEDGYANDWHLVHLGSRAIGGSGLVIQEATAVSPVGRISAGDLGIWSDGHVPVLKRITSFIHQHGSVAGIQLAHAGRKASFDLPWNGGKQITEKDGGWRAVAPSAIPFNKNDESPVALSLNDIEKIKTDFRAATLRSIEAGYQVIEIHAAHGYLFHQFFSPLSNHRTDNYGGSFENRIRLLLEVITVVREVWTTEKPLFVRISATDWAEKGWSPEDSVKLSAILKTKDVDLIDCSSGGNIHYQEIPLFPGYQVQFSADIRKETGILTGAVGLITEAKQAEDILQEGKADLILLARELLRDPYFPLHAAFELGDEAKWPDQYVRAQPRKKS from the coding sequence ATGTCAATTCTATTATCGCCCCTAACTATAAAAAACATCACCCTGAAAAACAGGATTGTGGTATCACCAATGTGCCAGTATTCAGCTGAAGATGGTTATGCCAATGACTGGCATTTAGTTCATTTAGGCAGCCGTGCAATCGGAGGATCTGGTCTGGTTATTCAGGAAGCAACTGCGGTTTCTCCTGTGGGAAGGATTTCTGCAGGTGACCTGGGAATCTGGTCTGACGGACACGTGCCTGTCCTGAAGCGGATTACTTCCTTCATTCATCAACATGGTTCTGTAGCTGGTATTCAACTGGCACATGCGGGTAGAAAAGCCAGTTTTGACCTGCCCTGGAACGGAGGCAAACAGATCACCGAAAAAGACGGGGGCTGGAGAGCTGTAGCGCCAAGTGCAATCCCTTTTAACAAAAACGATGAATCACCTGTTGCTTTAAGTCTGAATGATATTGAAAAAATAAAGACAGATTTCAGGGCAGCCACGTTAAGAAGTATTGAAGCCGGGTATCAGGTGATAGAAATTCATGCGGCACATGGTTATCTTTTCCATCAGTTTTTTTCTCCGCTGAGTAATCACCGGACAGATAATTATGGCGGGAGCTTTGAAAACAGGATACGCCTTTTATTGGAAGTCATCACTGTTGTACGTGAGGTATGGACTACTGAAAAACCCTTATTTGTCCGTATTTCTGCTACTGACTGGGCCGAAAAAGGCTGGTCTCCGGAAGATTCAGTGAAACTGTCAGCCATACTCAAAACCAAAGATGTAGATCTGATCGACTGTTCATCAGGTGGAAATATCCATTATCAGGAAATCCCCCTCTTCCCTGGTTATCAGGTACAGTTTTCTGCTGATATCCGAAAAGAAACTGGTATTTTAACTGGTGCTGTAGGTCTGATTACTGAAGCGAAACAAGCAGAAGATATTTTACAGGAAGGGAAAGCCGACCTGATTCTGCTGGCAAGAGAGCTTTTAAGAGATCCTTATTTCCCACTGCACGCGGCGTTTGAGCTGGGTGATGAAGCCAAATGGCCGGATCAGTATGTCCGTGCCCAGCCAAGAAAAAAGAGTTAA
- a CDS encoding M28 family metallopeptidase: MKKFHSFLFITITLSAFANITAAQNLSAARKTIKTLTSANFWGRGYTREGMAKAAVYLCNEFNKAGLEPMEGNDYRQNFSYPVNTFPGKMDVAVNGKKLIPGKDFIIEPSSRGLRGSMKLQRADTIFMSPAQRMFVVLKDKLTWSVAQKANDYTVLEISKNALSDKPESIDVDIEQEFIPEFITSNICGIVKGTKHPDSILMITAHYDHLGGMGDHTFFPGANDNASGIAMLLNLAKYYARHPAPYTIAFVCFAGEEPGLKGSSYFTTFPPVQLSRIRFLINMDMVGTGEKGITVVNATILPKEFALLNQINDEHKYLSKITPRNKAANSDHYFFTEKGVPAFFIYTQGGITAYHDVNDLYATLPLTRFANLFKLFIHFNAALMKSF; the protein is encoded by the coding sequence ATGAAGAAATTCCATTCCTTTTTGTTCATCACAATTACTTTATCTGCATTTGCAAATATTACAGCTGCACAAAATCTTTCTGCTGCCAGAAAAACGATAAAAACACTTACTTCTGCCAACTTTTGGGGAAGAGGCTATACCAGAGAAGGGATGGCCAAAGCCGCTGTTTATCTTTGTAACGAATTTAATAAAGCAGGTCTCGAGCCTATGGAAGGGAACGATTACAGACAGAATTTTTCTTATCCTGTCAACACTTTTCCGGGAAAGATGGATGTTGCTGTTAATGGAAAAAAACTGATTCCAGGCAAAGATTTTATTATTGAACCATCCAGCAGAGGCCTGCGGGGCAGCATGAAACTGCAGCGGGCAGATACTATATTCATGAGCCCGGCGCAGCGGATGTTTGTTGTACTGAAAGACAAATTAACCTGGAGTGTTGCACAAAAAGCAAATGACTATACCGTACTGGAAATCAGCAAAAATGCTCTTTCTGATAAACCAGAGTCGATTGATGTGGATATTGAACAGGAATTTATTCCGGAATTTATAACCAGTAACATCTGCGGAATAGTCAAAGGGACCAAACATCCTGATTCGATCTTAATGATTACTGCTCATTATGATCATCTGGGTGGTATGGGCGATCATACTTTTTTCCCGGGGGCTAATGATAATGCCAGTGGAATTGCCATGTTACTCAACCTGGCTAAATATTATGCCAGACACCCTGCTCCATACACTATTGCCTTTGTCTGTTTTGCCGGTGAAGAACCAGGCTTAAAGGGATCATCCTATTTTACAACATTTCCACCTGTTCAACTTTCCAGAATAAGGTTTCTGATTAATATGGACATGGTTGGAACCGGAGAAAAGGGCATTACAGTAGTTAATGCGACCATCCTTCCGAAAGAATTTGCACTGTTGAATCAAATTAACGATGAGCATAAATATTTAAGTAAAATCACCCCTCGTAATAAAGCTGCCAACAGTGATCACTATTTCTTTACAGAAAAAGGCGTTCCTGCATTTTTTATTTATACTCAGGGAGGAATAACAGCTTATCATGATGTTAACGACCTCTATGCAACTCTGCCACTTACCAGGTTTGCTAATTTATTTAAGTTATTTATTCACTTCAACGCGGCACTGATGAAGTCTTTCTGA
- a CDS encoding NAD(P)/FAD-dependent oxidoreductase — MNIRSNEPFWLVKNGLLYTYPSLRENISCDILIVGSGITGALMAHALTEKGYKTVLIDKREIANGSSSATTSMLQYEIDIPLYKLIAQIGEQGAVGSYRACRDSIYKLEKLINEIKSDCGFEKKDSVYFAKLKKDVGWLKKEFEARKAADFEVVWLTPEEIKSRYGLIAEGAILSKDGASVDAFRLAHDLLHYNAERGLTVYDKTKLEKVKYKGGQVLAQTEGGAIITAGKIVYCTGYETQEMLPEQIVKLKSTYAMVSEKNKQLKDDICNTLFWNTDAPYLYMRTTSDGRLLAGGEDEDFKNPVKRDALLERKKNKLVKTVSKFLPEVEFIEDFCWCGTFGETKDGLPYIGEHPKFPDTYFVLGFGGNGITFSVMGMEIISAMLEGELDLLSYYFRFRR, encoded by the coding sequence ATGAATATACGCTCCAATGAACCTTTTTGGCTGGTGAAAAATGGCCTTTTATATACTTATCCTTCCCTGAGAGAAAATATTAGCTGCGATATACTGATTGTTGGAAGCGGAATAACAGGAGCACTGATGGCCCATGCGCTGACGGAAAAAGGATATAAAACAGTATTAATTGATAAAAGAGAAATTGCTAACGGCAGCAGTTCTGCAACAACTTCTATGCTGCAATATGAAATTGACATTCCGCTGTACAAACTGATTGCACAAATTGGAGAACAGGGCGCTGTTGGAAGTTACAGAGCCTGCAGAGACTCTATTTATAAATTAGAGAAGCTGATTAATGAAATCAAGTCTGATTGTGGTTTTGAAAAAAAGGATTCTGTTTATTTTGCAAAGCTGAAAAAAGATGTAGGCTGGCTGAAAAAGGAGTTTGAAGCCAGAAAAGCTGCTGATTTTGAGGTAGTCTGGTTAACTCCTGAGGAAATCAAATCAAGATATGGTTTGATTGCAGAAGGAGCTATATTGTCGAAAGACGGTGCTAGTGTTGATGCTTTTCGTCTTGCACATGATCTGCTTCACTATAACGCCGAAAGAGGGTTGACGGTTTATGATAAGACGAAACTGGAAAAGGTAAAGTATAAAGGAGGACAGGTATTGGCGCAAACAGAAGGTGGTGCGATAATTACCGCCGGTAAAATTGTGTACTGCACCGGATATGAAACGCAGGAAATGTTACCAGAGCAGATTGTGAAGCTCAAAAGCACCTACGCTATGGTCAGCGAGAAAAATAAACAACTTAAAGATGATATTTGCAATACGTTGTTCTGGAACACAGATGCTCCCTATTTATATATGCGTACCACCAGTGATGGCCGGCTTCTGGCAGGTGGCGAGGATGAGGATTTTAAGAATCCTGTAAAGCGGGACGCCTTGCTGGAACGCAAAAAGAATAAACTGGTAAAGACAGTTTCAAAATTTTTACCTGAGGTGGAGTTTATTGAGGATTTCTGCTGGTGCGGGACTTTTGGAGAGACCAAAGACGGCTTGCCTTATATCGGGGAGCACCCTAAATTCCCTGATACTTATTTCGTTTTAGGTTTTGGTGGAAATGGAATTACCTTTTCAGTAATGGGGATGGAAATTATCAGCGCGATGCTCGAAGGGGAACTGGACTTATTATCCTATTATTTCCGTTTTCGGCGTTAG
- a CDS encoding N-acetyltransferase has product MNINDFIVQVALPEHRVFAEEICEEMAESAKARGTGIAKRSPEYVAGKMTEGKSVIAFHKDGSWAGFCYIETWSHGQFVANSGLVVSPKYRKVGLAHTIKHKIFELSRHKYPKAKIFGLTTGLAVMKINSDLGYEPVTYSELSQDEEFWKGCQSCVNFEILKSKDRKNCMCTAMLYDPATQKHDVAKKFAEELQRKPKLYERFMRIKQRLVLKPKSPDDKGGLKSILHLPTLFFK; this is encoded by the coding sequence ATGAATATAAACGATTTTATAGTGCAGGTTGCACTTCCTGAACATCGTGTTTTTGCAGAAGAAATCTGTGAAGAAATGGCCGAATCTGCCAAAGCACGGGGTACAGGTATCGCGAAACGCTCGCCTGAATATGTCGCAGGGAAGATGACTGAGGGGAAATCAGTTATTGCTTTCCACAAAGACGGATCCTGGGCTGGATTCTGTTATATCGAGACATGGAGCCATGGACAGTTTGTGGCCAATTCAGGGTTGGTAGTCAGTCCAAAGTACAGAAAGGTTGGACTGGCTCATACGATCAAACACAAAATTTTTGAATTATCACGTCATAAATATCCTAAGGCTAAGATATTTGGACTGACTACTGGGCTGGCAGTGATGAAAATCAACTCTGATCTGGGTTATGAGCCGGTAACTTATTCTGAGCTTTCGCAGGATGAAGAGTTCTGGAAAGGATGTCAGAGCTGTGTGAATTTCGAAATTCTGAAAAGTAAAGACCGTAAAAACTGTATGTGTACAGCTATGCTTTATGATCCTGCAACGCAAAAGCATGATGTAGCAAAGAAATTTGCTGAAGAATTACAGCGTAAGCCTAAGCTCTATGAACGCTTTATGCGTATTAAGCAGAGATTAGTGCTTAAACCAAAATCTCCTGATGATAAAGGAGGCCTGAAATCAATATTACATTTACCAACTCTATTTTTTAAATAA
- the argG gene encoding argininosuccinate synthase, giving the protein MKKKVVLAFSGGLDTSFCCIHLAQDRGLEVHSVIVNTGGFSDEELQEIEKRAYALGVASHAVVDETANYYDGCIKYLVFGNVLKNATYPLSVSAERVSQATAIANYVKKIGADYVAHGSTGAGNDQVRFDMIFNIIIPNVEIITPIRDLKLSREAEIEYLSKHGVEYSAEKARYSINKGLWGTSVGGKETLTSNETLPEEAWPTQVSETKSRKIELTFEKGELVALDGEQLEPVKAIQKLQAIAQPYGIGRDIHVGDTIIGIKGRVGFEAAAPIVIIKAHHTLEKHTLTKWQLSWKEQLSSFYGNWLHEGQFHDPIMRNIEAFLADTQQTVSGKVFVELLPYRFQIIGIESEHDLMSNKFGSYGEMNNAWSGEDVKGFSKIFGNQVMIWHKVNGNED; this is encoded by the coding sequence ATGAAAAAGAAAGTAGTTTTAGCTTTTAGCGGAGGTTTAGATACTTCATTTTGCTGTATTCACCTGGCACAGGACCGTGGACTGGAAGTCCATTCAGTAATTGTCAATACAGGTGGTTTTTCTGATGAAGAATTACAGGAAATTGAAAAAAGAGCTTACGCTTTAGGGGTGGCTTCTCATGCAGTAGTTGATGAAACTGCAAATTATTACGATGGCTGTATTAAATACCTCGTATTTGGTAACGTATTGAAAAATGCAACTTATCCTCTTTCTGTAAGTGCTGAGCGTGTAAGTCAGGCTACAGCAATTGCAAACTATGTGAAAAAAATAGGCGCTGATTATGTTGCTCACGGAAGTACAGGAGCAGGTAATGATCAGGTTCGTTTTGATATGATCTTTAATATTATCATTCCTAACGTTGAAATTATTACGCCGATCAGAGATTTGAAATTATCCCGCGAGGCGGAAATAGAATATTTAAGCAAACACGGAGTTGAGTATAGTGCAGAAAAAGCAAGATATTCAATCAATAAAGGGTTATGGGGCACATCTGTAGGTGGAAAAGAAACCCTGACTTCTAATGAAACTTTACCTGAAGAGGCATGGCCAACACAGGTTTCTGAGACTAAGAGCCGTAAAATTGAGCTTACCTTTGAAAAAGGTGAACTGGTTGCACTCGATGGAGAGCAGCTGGAACCGGTGAAAGCTATACAAAAACTGCAGGCTATTGCACAACCTTATGGTATCGGACGTGATATCCACGTTGGAGATACAATTATCGGTATTAAAGGACGTGTAGGTTTTGAAGCTGCAGCACCAATTGTAATTATCAAAGCACACCATACTTTAGAAAAGCACACATTGACCAAATGGCAGTTATCATGGAAAGAGCAATTGTCTTCTTTTTATGGAAACTGGCTGCATGAAGGTCAGTTCCATGATCCGATCATGCGTAATATTGAAGCTTTCCTTGCTGATACACAGCAAACAGTAAGCGGAAAAGTGTTTGTAGAATTACTGCCATACAGATTCCAGATTATAGGTATCGAATCAGAACATGATCTGATGAGTAATAAATTTGGCAGCTACGGAGAAATGAACAATGCCTGGAGCGGTGAGGATGTTAAAGGGTTCTCTAAGATCTTTGGTAATCAGGTAATGATCTGGCATAAAGTGAACGGTAATGAAGATTAA